The Pristiophorus japonicus isolate sPriJap1 unplaced genomic scaffold, sPriJap1.hap1 HAP1_SCAFFOLD_1522, whole genome shotgun sequence genome segment ATAGTAGTGTCTCGGGGTCATGATAGGGTTACCATAATTTACCGTCCAAAACTGGACAGGGGTGGGTGCATCAGGGTAGTGAGGTGTAAGAGGGTGTAGGATGAAGGTAGGTGGTGGGTGGGATAGGGATGGGTAGACACTGGGATCATGGCTTGAGTTCTGAGCTTTGCTTTGCTGATGGATGTAAACtcattgaaactttaataaaataatcaATGCCTGCACATTAGAAGTGAATGGACGTCTATTTTAAAACTGTTGATGTGGTGGCTGTGGGTAAGATTACATTGTGTGTATGGGTACAAGCTCTGCTTTGTAATAGTTTGAATTAGATCTAAATGAGGTTCACCACTGGCTTATGGATTTTAAATCTGATTTTTTTCCTCCAATGTTGTCAAAATATTGAAGGTATTTTAATAAATGTAAAGCCAGAATATGACAGCAGTATTTGGATCATTTTTTTCTTTATGAAAACCTGGACTTGCTGCTGGGAGAGGAGACAGGATAGGGTGTCGAGGTGTTCGTAAAGCAGCTTGATGCTGTCTCCCTGGGTATTTACTGCAGCTGCTCAAAGAGATGCTCCAGAGAGGGCTCACCGACCCTAAACAGTCACCACTCCTTATCAGTTAGCTGACTCTTCCTGCTCTTTGGAGTCAGTGTTTTAATGTTAGGTGTAACTGATTGTACGGGCACCGCATGATCAGTGAGTTTTTATTGTCCAGAACCTGGAACAATCTGAGCAGCAGGAATTCCACATTCCGAACATCTGCATCGTTCCGTCTTATCTCAAAACAGCATTGAGCTCCCAAATCAACGCACGAAAACACCAATTGATAGCCATGGGGGCGAGCAACACTGCTGTCAGATGAGTGTGAGCTTAGAGAGCTACATTAGAGAACTGGAATGGTTCTGCTCCGGCAGTGTCAACATTCAGAGCCTTTACTACCATAATCCTTTAATGTCTTTTGGTGGAACAAAAACATTTTGAGCCCACAATACAATTTTCAGTGTGATCACTAATCACCGGAGCTATGGGTTAATCAATTGAAAAAAATGACAAACTCAAACTTAACTTCTTTCTTATTTCATTATTTGGTATATTTTAAAATTGGGATACTAACTTCATAAAGGTGTTTGGCAGCAGAGTGGGGGATGCAGTGGGTTAATCACTGGATTTCCATCCCGgtttgaatccagcccagactgatcgAATTAAAGTATCTGAGTTGCTGACAGTGGTGGGTGGGGtcctagggggtgaaattgcccctttttatagctctgttagcgcctccggggcgCCCGGGGAAGGGGGCACTACCGCCTCCCGGGGAATTGTCCAGGAGTTTGCAGAGGAGctaccataacaacaacaacttgtatttatatagtacctttaacgtagtaaaatgtcccaagcacttcacaggagtgttataagacaaaacaataaatttaacaccgagccacataagaagaaatattggcagaagaggtaggttttaaggagcgtcttaaaggaggaaagaggtagagaggcggaaaggtatagggagggagttccagagcttggggcccaggcagctgaaggcacagctgtcgatggttgagcagttatgatcaaggatgctcaagtgggcagaatttgaggagcacatacatctctgagtggggggtggggagggggggtaggtTGTGAggatgaaggagattagagatagggaggggcaagggcctgGAGGGATTTAGATGTCAAGGCCAGCTTTTCAGGTCGCGAAGTTGACAGATATCCACTCTCGGGGCGCTCATAAAAGGGAAGGGTACCAGCGACCCAGGCCACCacctttttttgtcggccaactctcgGTTCAACGATGGCAGCCCTAGCGgggtccaggccgccatcgtgcagcccagcattccattttgggtgccaggctgcaggcccgGTCACACGCTGCCCTGTTGGCCTAGTGGAGATCATCAGAGaccgtgcagagtgcgcagtgacCCTGCCCTTTAATTAAAGGAGAGGGGCGTTGAAGCTACGCGGAGCATCTGTGTGGCGCTTCAGCAcctccaaaggaagtggagtgcgcaaaattgcgctccgcttcctttgagaggcggtaagggcaattccgcagcgggggcgggacttctgcgcctggcgctaaaggtcctggccccagaaggttactgcttCCAATTGGAGTGCAGGGCAATTTTGCCTCCCTCGTCTCAACCCAGCTCCCAGTGGACATGGACACGGCACAAAACTGCCATTATTTTGGTACTAAAATTGGCAATCTGAGACACTGAAGGATGATTGGTGTGGAAAAAGTCACATTGATGAGGTTGGGACAGCACAATTATTTggtagtgcagagggagttttattctgcaCCTAATCTGTGGTGCATTTCATGTGGGAGTATTTAACTGAAGCTGTATACAAAGAACTTTGCATCTAACCTGATCTGGGAATGCTTAATGGgattgtagaggaagctttactctgtatctagcctgagctgggagtgtttgataacaTAGAATGGAGTGAGCTTTACTTAGGAGTGTATTTGAGCTGAGAGTAGTTGATTCTGGCAGATGTACCTAAAATGGAAAATGTTCCATTTGCCAGCACTAACATCTCTCACCAAATGAGCATAAAATTCACAAAAGAAGTTCAAGCCACCCTACCTACTGGTGTGAATCCATCTTCCACCATCACTGAATGGTACGAACTCTGGATACTGTCTATTGGACACAGTAGTTATTCACTGACTTCTGTACAGTTTAAAGAGATACATGTTTTGACATTTCAAACCTAGCTTTTaatcttcttcttgggcagtcccctggagtcgaggatgacttacttccacactaaaatgagctccaaggtgactgatgagaccaatgcgggccagatgttccaggtcccaaacttcattttaaagggtggaagatgcctgtgcgtgacttattttaacgtggggtgggcattgcacaccagctaccacacgaacttgacagagcaaggtcttggtctgatggcaaggggatccaagatgatgaGTCCAGGCTCCACTGCATAgacctaacacacacacacacacacacatgttcctACTGATACGAGCTTTTAATATGTTCACAATGGGATGCTGTCTTTTTATATGCATGGCAGAATAGGCTTAATGCAGAAGGGCAGTTATTGCCAGTAATTGGTAGGGAGATTTCACTATGTGTAAATCCATTCTACAGAATGATCTAAATTTAATGCTGAGTTTAATATATTTTGATTAAAATGAGTTAGTAAAATAAGATCACTGCTCCATGCTTGCTCCCACCTTCTTTCAATGTTCAGTGTAGGGTTTCATTATTTATTCCTTTTAAAGTAAAGCCAGATTAACCATTTAATGCTGTGCACCCACTGGTTTAATTTTTGACCAGTTTTATATTAAATTATGATTTATAGAACAGGAGTTGAAAAGGCATCTTGTTAATGtagcatatgtaggcacctttagtaatgactccacgaggcagggtatgatacttaaactgtgcagatctgcagtcctttatttgcaactcctgagtgcagacaggaagctgtgtgttcctttttatacaggtaacccttaggtttccagcagcagcaccatctggtgtacaggcaaggtgtgtacagtgtaagggtacatttagtgttgcatcacagtgttacagacatcacacagtaaacaggcatgcatgcaCAACAGTTAAAAGATCAGGTTACGGTTTTTGATATTTTGTATCCAATCGGAAACCCGTCGGTGTTAAAGTTTCACACTGGCTACTTGCACATTTGAAGAAGTTATACTCGCGCCCGCTGCTGGTACTTCTGCAATCAGCATTAATGCACAGATACAAAACTGACCGAAGGGTACATTTTTTTAATTCAACTCCTATTTCTGAAAGGGGTAAACTTCTGAAGTTTAAGGAATTAGAATGTCACATCATATGGTATATATCTCGAGTTTTATAAAAATGAAAATCTGAGTTCTAAATATGGAATAGTCTACCACCTTCCTCTTGTTCGATGTTTGAACTTTAATTGGAATTGGTGTCAATATTTCATGCAATGTACATGTGGTAAACAGTGGTTAGGTCATAGGCTGTGCTCTCTGATCTGCGTCCAGGTACAAATCAAACTGGTATACATACAGCATCATTGAAAAAGTTAGCAGATAAACTTGTTTCTTCAGCTCTACAACCATAACAGCATGAGAAAATTTGTGGAAATTGCTATATGGATGCATTTATATCCATTCATAGTAAGTATAAAATTGCCATACTGTTAATGTATTTGAAGTGGGACATTGCACTGTGCACGCGGGCTTTAaactaatcaaattgtgccaaagGATATCGCACGAGGGGAAACATGTATTTTAAATGTATAAAAGGCTGTTGAAAATTATCAGCGGAACAGAGACTTGGCTACACCCAGAGCAAGACCTTTTCCCCACCGGTGAAAATAAAGACTACTAAAACTTTCAAAcgcagacctggtgttgagtgtttatttcaaACACTCCATTTCAATTGGCCTAGTTGGCAGGATCTCAAGCTGGTGGCGGACACCGACAGATGGAAGCCATGACAAAGGCCTGAGTGCGTTTTTAATTATCACGCACAtttaggacaagggcagaaatccgtctggtgtcagctgcctgagatatccgaatctgcaggtctggtCGGGACTTCAAGTAGTCAGTGGAAAATTCCCAGGTAAAACAATTATGGTCcgttatatagaagtgtgtctgtgtaacgttgTGAATGTTGCAAGTAACGATCTCGGCTCAGGAGAAGCTGGCAGGAGGTGTACCACTAACAACCAAAAAGAttgcaagtaacggtctcactcatgaggagtaagtaagggacgtactgcTGATAAtgtatagccatgggaagtgagaaactcgagtggggaccagaggggtttctgacacggtacctagcagataaaaatcaaaaactaattgaaacaatgattaaacaaaattggaaaccagatgaCCCACCCACGGCACAAAGGAAGTgatgggagtcggaaaagaaataAAAGGAGAAAGCCCTCGTTTTAGTTACTCGCGCATATTATGAATTAAGTAGatggactagactattgactgagaaagcgaCGAAATAAACCGATAGTAGGTGTGATGGCGATAGCACTCGTCAGGACAATATAGAAGTggtggaggtttagagaagatctcttcacccaaagagtggtggagggtctggaactaactgcctgaaagggtagtagaggcagaaaccgtcaccacatttaaaaggtaattGGAGGTGCACTTGGAGTGTATGGAGATCAGAAATTGAAACTGGTTTAAGGAGtaatggatagttatgactcaataaaaaggagataagggaagattatgtttaaggcatattcctttgtgtggctgtggctgtggctcctcccccttttccatGTGGCTTTGGGAAGTTTAAGATTGgaattactgaggttaattaacctattaataatcagacttttattatggccacaataaaattctggttggtgtaaattgtgtggagTGCCTTTAGTTCCaaacataaggcatttcacatcaataattggtcAGAATTTTTAAATTCTGTGTAACTGGAGAGAAAAGGATGAAAAGCTATTGTGTACGgagttgtttttctgaatgtttattttaagtgtAAAATCACAGAGACTTAAACTGGAAAGGCTGTAAGCTGTGGGAcgaaagttgacattgattgatggtgtctgtgtttgtcggctttcgaaacaagggaagttaactctttcacaggcagctgtgaactctgttttaattcagtgggcgataccttttgaatattggaaatgttcttaatttgaagagaatatttgctcctggggtagaaggaattttagggccatgttacaaattaaccccttgggctcttaagcagaatcaccagagattctctgtttcttttgttttaagtaagtgaccatcgggaagaagcgatgttgtttaaaggggttactggattgtgcctgagggatcaggagggcacaccaccgtaaccgactacatctggccccgagtaaatctcaggagtgggaggtggcgggccaggtaatggaacaaaactatgcCAGGGTGGAAGTTTTGAAATCCGGTACATGGGACCGTATAATATCGTTGATAAAGGTAGTCCCATGGTACATGCAGGCCGGTTACCTaggagaattaaatggttttatGTTAACCAGATTAAGTTTTTTCAGTTCACCAGTAGGTACCAAGACAAGGGGCAACGGTTATGAAAATGAGGAGCTGGATTCATCCTCTCCAGggggatgaggaagaaggggtgcctaatgggatacccccacctaatcaggtacagtatgatccaaatggaGGTGGATTGAacacgggagctggaagaatctcctcgggtcccagatctggaaccaccTCTTATCCATAGACATACCTCGCAAACCCCGCTAATCTCAcgaagtagtaagagacatatcatgaatggtagaagtagggatgGCCGAGCCTATTGACAAGAATCACAGCAGAAGgcggtgaggcctgattaatatgttgcaactgaTTTAATGCtagattatagaaggggaacaaatcgtcTTCAACGCAACGGCttgaagtaatgtatggatcttggttaatGGAACAAGCCGgaggaaacctgcagcatattgcagagggaaagctctctttctggaTAACTGATTGAGACCCGAGGGCAATGTCCACTTGTCAACTTACTAAGTCTCTGCacaaagtcagaaggttggtacaggtgtacccggcGGCACAAGTGTCATTTACATCATCCGGTTAAAGATAGTATggtattacccaatcatgcctgagaaaatttagtaggatacaatgaacaccGGAAATGTAACCTGGGTGGATGGGAAAAACATGTGTAGCCCCAGGCAGAATTGGGTGTGCTCTAACTCAGGACATGTTCATTTGCCTCTACAACATGGTAGAACATGCAGCCTCTGCATGCGGGTTTAATTGGGATGGGATAACATGTAACTGCACCATGAAGGCAATTGCGAGACAGCATTTTCCCGTACGATCTgtaaagagggaagggtgaatattgtgacagcaccatacaccgggaatGCCAGTACAGTATCAATCTCACTTATCCCATCACGACAGGAAGTTTGTTTTACCCCAATCCAAACTGTGAGCCTTGAGGCACAGgtttcattaagtatttatttgGGTAGGCAAGCAAATATCACAAAGGAGTTCAAAatgtaactgccaaagggaagatataatgaatttggatagttaattgggccaattgaggaccaagtacaatgggcattaagcaAAATGGGGAAGAGGGTCACAACAGCTAGACGCTGAGGTGATACTTACGATACATATGATCGAAATAGTCCGACATTGAACCACGAGACGATGTATGGTTTTcatgttatctattgtctaacaacaaccgacacacactatcGGTAAGCAGCGGGGGTGGCAACTGTTAACACATTTGTCATAGCCAGTATATaccaagaagttcaagacttagcccaacgTTTGAGAACCCTTTTACTAAAGAGAAACGATCTGACTTCGCAGTTGTCAGAAACGGGACgaggtcgccagacaaatgctgcaagtcgagaaaatccgagagcctcatgcccaaactatcaataCGTTAAGTGTGACTAAATGATCTAACCCAAGAAAGacataaagaacttgtatgtgcaatgtacagcatgtgatcactagggaacatccgatacaatgtaaaccagatgaaacgGAAAAATACCCGATTGGTTAAataatgagcagttgtccaaatggactaaggacggTATTACCTTCTGCGATGTTCGCAAAACAACACAAGTGTTTttgtccccaagtaattgtatCACCAAAGAGGTGAAGTTGATAGGTATGGTCctagctatcccacagatagaggAGTGGACCTCTGGACGGTACGGAACATTGGCGAGATACAAGGTCAATCCCGGGTTTTATTCCACGATATGCCCCCTTATGCAGTAAACAAACAGCCCCCTTTCAGGGAGGGACTGAGGCGgcagcccgggatgatgggacgtACTGCATACCTACCAAGGGAAATATGAGTACAAGCATGGTACTGTCATATGTGCGATCCCAGAACCTAATTTTTGTTTTAAGCCCAAAACTGTGGTCCAGATAGGCCATCGATACCTATTCCCACAAAAGGAGGAACACATAAAGAACATTACTTTGAACAACCCAGAATGCAGTGATGAAATGAAACAATTCGAgataccaagttggcaagacattccccGTCTCGAAAAGcaattgaaaaaggacactgagaaaGTAAAAGGACATTATTAGATTTTGGAGGATTCCATACAGCATTCGAAGGACATCGAAGAAACCCTAAAGGACATTCAGTGGTGCgaacatgtatggaattggggaaATGAATGTGGATATCCATCCATGGATTTGTATAGCTTCTCACGTACTGGTGGTTATACAGTTAGGGCTAGCAGTGGGATGGGGAATTGGGTTACTTGTGGCATGCAGGACGAAGGAATTATTTAGCTTCACATGCACTAAGCATCCCTAACCTAGCACTGATCACCGCAATTGGGGTGGGATGCATAAGGCAGGTAACATAATACTTTGTATTCTTAGGCTGGGTAGCCAATTAGCAAAAGAGAGGGGGTTTAAATGGGAATCAAGGGGTTAACAATGCAACCTGCAAATTAGCTGCAATGGCTGAGACAGCATGTAAACATAAACCCCAGACTAAAGTAAATCCCCTGAAATAATGTCTTAAGCGCAAGCAGGAATGTGGTTTGTAAATGGCGTAGTCTAAACAGCAACGGCTTCAAATGTACACACCACAAACTTCAGGCGAATGTTGAACGTTACGCGTGCTAGGCATAAAAATAGGCGAGTGGCTATGTGACGCGAAAGACGATTAACCAATCAGCCACTGTGCATGCGGGCTTTGAGCGAATCAAATGGTGCCAAAAGGATTGTGAGGTTGAGCAGGTACCTTTAAGTGTATAAAAAGCTGTTGAAACTTACGCATCGTTGGACAGTGACTTGGCTAGACCCATAGCAGGTAATTTTCCCCGCCGGTGCGAATAAAGACTATTTGAACTTTCGAACGTAGACCTGGTGtctagtgtttattttaaatactccacttcagTATTAATGAAATATTAAGTTCTGGTCTTTCATATTTGTCATTTCACCAATGTGAGAGAGCTTgttgtaaaaacatagaaacatagaaaataggtggagcaggccattcggcccttcgagcctgcaccgccattcaatgagttcatggctgaacatgcaacttcagtaccccattcctgctttctcaccataccccttgatccccctaatagtaaggactacatttaactcctttttgaatatatttagtgaattggcctcaacaactttctgtggcagagaattccacaggttcaccacactctgggtgaagaagtctctcctcatctcggtcctaaatggcttaccccttatccttagactgtgacacctggttctggacttccccaacattaataagaacataagaacataaagatccCAAGAATTGGGAGTTACTGAGTTGTGACATAAGGTCCACATCTGAACCATCTCCTCAGATGCTGATTTTTTGTCACATTTAACAGCTTCTAAATCAGTTTACATTTTAAATATTCCAGTGGATAATTGTTACATTGCACCTTTTAAAAGGACAGAAATACTGGAGGAGCTGGGAAGATTGAACACCAGCAAAATCAGTGCAAGAGGTCATTGCACTTTGCAAATCTCACAATTATACACTTACGACAGTGACTTATGCAGTGCTGTTACATTTCCTTTTTTTGTTGAAGCAAAATAAAGCAGATTCAGCACCAACTTATGGAAAAGCAAGAGTTTATTGTACAAGGAGGACAATGTTCGTCGTCCACATCCAGCTTCAAAAAAGAAACAAATCAAATCTCTGAAGAGACTTACATTAAACACGTTTCTATGTAAGACTCCAACATAAGTTTTGGAAATGTTATTCACAAACATATGGAATAACTATTCAATACTGGTACTTAAAAAAGAGATAGAGTAAAGTTGCCTGAGAAAATAAAAGGCGACTTCAGAAATATCTAATCAATTTAACACAATCTTAAATAAACAATATGAAAAGTATAAAATTGCAGGTTTCTAAATCAGCTGGTTTTTAAAACAAAAATATCTTCCACTAGTGATCATTGCTGGGGGAATTCAGCTGCAGCTTGAATTGAGTGATTGTTTCCACTGCACGATGATTCCAGTGCCACAGAGAGCTCAGCATGCTCACTGACTCAGCTTCATTCCTAGGATCTGGTTCCATTGTTACACAGACTGCTGCCATGTCTAAATGCACCACTCCTGGATTACAGGATAGTACAGCCAGCACTGCAATATGCAACTGCTGGATAGTATAGCAACAAGTTCACAACTGATCTGCACAAGATAAAGAAATGAGTGCAAGCTCCTGCTTGCCACCCAAAACATTCAGCCTATAACTACATTTAGAAACATCCCAGTGCTGGTGATATTACAAGTCCCCATCATACACATCAGCTTTGGCTAATGGATAAAACCAACTAAATTGGAATCCTGAGAAATAGTGATGAGACATTTTCAGGCTAACCATCTTGCTGTTGGATGAAAGGATTTGGAATGGCCTCCATCCCATCTTGTGGGCAGATTAGAACAACCGAGGTCCCTCTGCATACAACCAAGCCAAGCTGGCGTGTGTCTTCAGTCAATTTGTATTGGTCATCTGGATCTGAAATTTATTACACTTATGTTAAGTTTGTACAAAATATTTATTAGCCTTTTATCCAGCTCTGTAACACGAAGCACAACATGCATACTGGACAGGCTGAAAGAGGAAAAATAAACATCTGTATTTCAAATAGGAAATTGTATAACGAAGGAGCACAGCCCCACCCCAAGCGTTGGCTCCAGCACAGACATTGCCTGGATGCTATCGGCTGGAAAATTAGAGTAAAGCTTTGGATTAGAATCAAGTTCCCTCCATTCTGCCAAAACGAGCACTGCCAGAATCCAGGCATCCTCAGTAAACCTGCAGATCAGTAGGTATCTGGTTATCTGCATCCAGCTGGTAGCACCTCATTTATAGTGCCAGGCTGCAAATCTGACTTGCAGCCAGAAACGCACACCTACGCCTACACCCGCACAGAGCTCTGCTCTCAGTTGCTAAGTTTTAAACTTATTGGAAGTGTCAAGCTCAAGTGATGAGATGGCATCCCCCAAGAGGGTCTCAGGACTCTGCTTTGCGGTCTGGCTAATATCAAATACTACAATTATCAGAAAGTGGAAACCACTTTACAACATCACAGGAGCAGAATATACTGCACCCATAAGTAATTTTGTGCTGTAAATTGTCCACAAAGCAGCTGTGTTATAAGACCCAGGATCATTTTTATGGCTTACCTCTCACGTACTCTATAGTTCCATCCAAAACAAGATTAAGGAGTGGGTCAAACCCTTTCAAAATCCCACTGGCTGTTAAGTGGAAAAAAAAGTTACTTCAACAAACAAATTAACAGCTTTGCAACATAGGCAATACACAGTGGAATTAAGTATGCAGCACACAGGACTCTTGTCACTATCCTTTTCTTTCCTCTCCCACCCTTCCAATATTAACTTCAGTAATAGTCATCATTGAAGACCAGTACTGAAACAGCAAAGCTTTGATTTCCAGCTAAAGTCATTTTAACTTACAACAGAACAGGGTTACTGCACTTCACTACTGGGGGATTGTATGTGTCACCTTACAACTCAAAAAATTAATAACTGTTGAAACTTCTATTTTAACACATTCTGCATTTGTTAAACTCAGCCTCCTCATTACCACCAATCTAAAACGTCATGATAATTATGCTGGCCAGCTGCAGCTAAAAAAAACACCAGCAACAGGAATTAAATTTAAACAAGTTACTGCTAAAAGGAACGAGATGAAAAATGTAAATAGCTTCACTTTACCGATAACATTGTATTTTGTATCACGGATCTTTCCCCCAAAATTTCTGGACTCGTCCCATGCTGATCTAAGCAGCCACCATTCTACCCCAACGCCACATGGGGAAGGACTTAAAAGTTCACATTTCAGCGGCTCTTGCAGCCTCTTGTAAATGTCAAATTGagttatatacacatacacacacattattatatatgagagagagagagatacaacgcCCAGATAACGAAACAGTACCTTCTCGTCCACCTTGAAATTTTACACGGATTGTTTTGTCTATGTACTTGGAGAGATCGAGGATACTCTCCTTCTTTTTCTTCTCCTTATCCTGGATTTAAAGACACAAAAGGAATGTCAGAGTGCAATTCTCACAGCACGAGCTTTTCGGGGCCGCACACATTGGTGCCAGAGCCACCGATAAACCGTGAAACAGCGGTTCTCTCAAGCTGATCAGACTCAGGATTCcggcaccgttaaagccggccCA includes the following:
- the lsm7 gene encoding U6 snRNA-associated Sm-like protein LSm7, with the translated sequence MADKEKKKKESILDLSKYIDKTIRVKFQGGREASGILKGFDPLLNLVLDGTIEYVRDPDDQYKLTEDTRQLGLVVCRGTSVVLICPQDGMEAIPNPFIQQQDG